The sequence below is a genomic window from Myxococcus xanthus.
CGCTCGAAGCCCCCGTCACGTCAGTCACGGTCTACAGCAACCAGGCGCAGGTGGCGCGCTCCGGCAGCCTCACGGTTTCCGGCTCGCGGCGGGTGACGTTTCCCCGGCTGCCCAAGAACGTGGATACGGATTCCATCCGCGTCGAAGCCGAGGGCGCGGAAGTGTCCCACGTCGACGTGCGCACCGTGAAGGAGGAGGCCTTCTCCCACGACGAAGCCCGGAAGCTCATCGCGCGCATGGAGGAAATTGACGCGGCGCTCGCTCGCATCACGGCTGAACGAAACGTCCACCATGCGCAAATTGAAGCGCTCCGGCGGGTTCGTCCCTCGGCGCAGTCCGACAGCGAGGCCGCGCGCGCCCAGACTCCGCCCACCACCTGGGACGCCGCGGTGTCCTTCCTCGTGGACAACGTGGCCCGGATGGAGGCCCGGCTGCGAGAACTGGAGGCGCAATCCGCGACGCTCCAGAAGGAACAGCAGCAGCACAAGGAGCGCGCCACGACGTTGGGCAAGACGTTCGGTGAGCCCGGTGTCGAAGTGACTGCCACGCTCACGGGCAAAGGCGCCACGAAGGTGACGTTGACGTACCTCACCACCGGGGCCCGCTGGTATCCCCACTATGAGCTGCAGTTCCAACCCGAAACGCAGCGGATGCAGATGGCCTTCTACGGCCGCGTGAGCCAGGAGACAGGCGAGGATTGGGAGAGCGCACGGCTCACGCTCAGCACCGCCCTGCCTGCCAACGCCACGGAGTTGCCCAAACTGAGCACCTGGAAGCTGGGCATCCGGGAGCGATTCATTCCCACGCCGCGTCCTCATGAAGAGTCCATTCAACCCGTGCCGGACGCTTCGAACACCCCGTCCCAGCCCACGACCTCAGCCGAGGAAATGCTGCGCGCGCAGTTGCTGCGACTTGCCGGAGAGCGGGGCCTGACACAGCCCGCAGCCTCGAAGCCGCAGGTCACCGCGCAACGCGAACAAGGAGGGATGGGGGCCATCCGGGGTACCGTCATCGACACCCAGTCCCGGCAGACGCTCTCCGATGTGGTCGTCACCGCGATCCCCTCATCAAGGGAGGCGGAGCACGTGACGGTGACGGACGCCAAGGGTGAGTACCTCCTCCCCAGGCTCCCCTCCGAAGCCTACACCGTGCGGTACGAGCGTGAGGGCTACAAGCCCCATGCCCGCCGCCCCATCCAGATCCGTTCGAACCGCACACTCCGAGTCAATGCGGAGCTGCTTCCCGACTCTCTGAACGAGTCCGTCGAAATCGTTGGCCACCCGCCCACCATCGACGTCGGGTCCTCGACCATGGGCGTCAACATCGATCAGGAGTTCATCAAGCGGATCCCAGGCTCCATTCAGCGGTCGATGTCACTGACCCCACCGCCTGGCTGGCGCCCCCCCACATTTGCCCCGGATTC
It includes:
- a CDS encoding mucoidy inhibitor MuiA family protein, producing MLILGLGLMAVGVLGASLEAPVTSVTVYSNQAQVARSGSLTVSGSRRVTFPRLPKNVDTDSIRVEAEGAEVSHVDVRTVKEEAFSHDEARKLIARMEEIDAALARITAERNVHHAQIEALRRVRPSAQSDSEAARAQTPPTTWDAAVSFLVDNVARMEARLRELEAQSATLQKEQQQHKERATTLGKTFGEPGVEVTATLTGKGATKVTLTYLTTGARWYPHYELQFQPETQRMQMAFYGRVSQETGEDWESARLTLSTALPANATELPKLSTWKLGIRERFIPTPRPHEESIQPVPDASNTPSQPTTSAEEMLRAQLLRLAGERGLTQPAASKPQVTAQREQGGMGAIRGTVIDTQSRQTLSDVVVTAIPSSREAEHVTVTDAKGEYLLPRLPSEAYTVRYEREGYKPHARRPIQIRSNRTLRVNAELLPDSLNESVEIVGHPPTIDVGSSTMGVNIDQEFIKRIPGSIQRSMSLTPPPGWRPPTFAPDSPVAVAGGYNLTFTSQHPETLLSNKGERSLPLVSESWPVQVERKIFPALSPNTYLVATLQGPSRNVFPGGDASLFVGADPAGTAMLTTIVPGESFTLPLGIDRAVRSARDVRLVESEKGFISKDEVGTYEVTMEVPNPYPFPLAVSVVDQLPLNQDGKVEVALVRAVPAPQFDKGTGKLQWDVVVPPSSKSTVSFQYTLSRPKGWRLYQKYQN